The following coding sequences lie in one Homalodisca vitripennis isolate AUS2020 chromosome X, UT_GWSS_2.1, whole genome shotgun sequence genomic window:
- the LOC124369355 gene encoding uncharacterized protein LOC124369355: MFDTELFINEVSIRPPLWDLKLKDYSNRDLKSKLWIEVARIVLSNWEQMTNEEKNKEVKELQKKWRSLRDCFAREMKNLKLPSAVAKRRRKSMCTSINCCSSLRTTLTGGQPPMFLMSNPTLETKNAATEENNEDLTEVVASEPATPKPSSAQPSSA; this comes from the exons atgtttgacaCCGAACTATTTATTAACGAGGTGAGCATCCGTCCTCCACTTTGGGATCTTAAATTAAAGGACTACAGTAACCGTGATTTAAAATCTAAGCTATGGATTGAGGTGGCCAGGATAGTGCTTTCGAACTGGGAGCAGATGACTAAtgaggaaaaaaataaagaag TAAAGGAATTGCAAAAAAAATGGAGATCACTACGAGATTGTTTTGCGAGGGagatgaaaaacttgaaattacctAGTGCAGTAgccaaaagaagaagaaaaagtatgTGTACTTCGATCAACTGCTGTTCCTCACTGCGAACAACACTGACAGGAG GACAACCACCAATGTTCCTGATGAGCAACCCGACATTGGAAACGAAAAATGCGGCTACTGAAGAAAACAACGAAGATTTGACTGAGGTAGTTGCTTCAGAACCAGCAACACCTAAACCAAGTAGCGCCCAACCAAGCAGCGCCTAA